The following coding sequences lie in one Spinacia oleracea cultivar Varoflay chromosome 1, BTI_SOV_V1, whole genome shotgun sequence genomic window:
- the LOC110776587 gene encoding uncharacterized protein: protein MATQNLAPNQDHASPFYLHPTDNTASQLVSVKFKGEGYGDWKKSMMISMSSKNKLGFVNVTIEKPKPTHPSYQAWMRCNDMMISWILFNLDATISKSVLPQLFSLEQQAAEITQGGQNVAEFFTEIKSIWDKISAANPFPTCTCNLCACNLTQKIFKMQQEQRLMQFLMKLAEHLSVTRGSLLMMHPLPTISHAYRMLAQEERQRGIAAHVQQHESHAFGADRRRYNDYQNIGNHNSYRGQQFGAKNTYQYNKPTGNKRPSIYYCDHCKVNGHSTERCFKSHGFPPGFTGYKRDKRAAVENYSDEADQCTQILNLLNKQQNDKPKPPEAHEEGDVSGHAFMAGNTFCFLTCSKSNWLLDSGASDHMCASLGMFDTYEAVINDNDFITIPDGRE from the exons ATGGCTACACAAAATTTAGCACCAAATCAAGATCATGCAAGTCCTTTTTATTTGCATCCAACTGATAACACAGCCAGTCAGCTGgtttcagttaagttcaaagGAGAAGGTTATGGAGACTGGAAGAAGAGCATGATGATTTCTATGTCATCTAAGAACAAACTAGGTTTTGTTAATGTCACAATAGAGAAACCAAAACCTACACATCCATCTTATCAGGCCTGGATGAGATGTAATGATATGATGATATCATGGATCCTGTTTAATCTTGATGCAACCATTTCAAAGAGTGTCTT GCCACAGTTGTTTTCTCTAGAACAACAAGCAGCTGAAATCACTCAGGGAGGACAAAATGTTGCAGAATTCTTCACAGAGATAAAATCCATATGGGATAAGATTAGTGCAGCCAATCCATTTCCAACCTGTACATGTAACTTGTGTGCATGCAATCTGACTCAGAAAATCTTTAAGATGCAACAGGAGCAACGATTGATGCAATTTCTAATGAAACTAGCAGAGCATCTGTCTGTAACTAGGGGAAGTCTTTTGATGATGCATCCCTTGCCTACTATATCACATGCTTACAGGATGCTAGCACAGGAAGAGAGACAGAGAGGAATTGCAGCACATGTTCAACAACATGAGAGTCATGCATTTGGGGCTGATAGAAGGAGATACAATGACTATCAGAATATAGGAAACCACAACTCATACAGAGGACAACAGTTTGGTGCAAAGAACACTTACCAGTACAATAAACCTACTGGGAACAAGAGGCCTTCTATATACTACTGTGATCATTGCAAGGTCAATGGACATAGCACTGAGAGATGCTTTAAGTCGCATGGGTTCCCACCTGGTTTCACTGGTTATAAGAGGGATAAAAGAGCAGCAGTGGAAAATTATTCAGATGAAG CTGATCAATGCACACAGATCCTGAATCTTTTGAATAAGCAACAAAATGATAAACCAAAGCCACCAGAGGCTCATGAGGAAGGAGATGTTTCTGGACATGCTTTTATGGCAGGTAACACTTTCTGTTTTCTTACTTGTTCTAAGTCAAATTGGTTATTGGATAGTGGAGCATCAGACCATATGTGTGCTAGTCTAGGCATGTTTGACACTTATGAAGCTGTGATTAATGATAATGATTTTATCACTATACCTGATGGGAGAGAGTAG